One Paramisgurnus dabryanus chromosome 10, PD_genome_1.1, whole genome shotgun sequence genomic region harbors:
- the LOC135743274 gene encoding collagenase 3-like — MRFSYQLCFLTCLVLAVHAGPISQPAATQPAATDDDVVEKYLKRFYNLTEETPGVFRHGFSQMKEKVKEMQAFFGLKVTGKVDQETLKVMTKPRCGVPDVAAYSTFGEGAKWKTNKLTYKIVNYTPDMSVAEVDKSIERALQVWAKVTPLKFTRINNGVADIMISFGSDNHGDFYPFDGSGGTLAHAFAPGAGIGGDAHFDEAETFTFSSSRGFVLFLVAAHEFGHSLGLSHSNVGGALMYPTYSFRDINSFSLSSDDIKGIQSIYGPNTDGTRIIPDPQPPTAPDACDPKLILDAVTTMRGETLYFKDRYVWRSSQYRGVEQHLIKSFLPNILNNIDAAYESPNNKVFIFKGQYFWALSGFNVEKGYPKSLTALGLPRSVRKITAAVYDQESQRALLFADNYYYSFDERTGKMDSWYPKRVDAGFPGMIGVVTAAHYDRGYIYLYSGTNVFEFYRRRLYQVLQSTSLLPCRANSPK, encoded by the exons ATGAGGTTTTCTTATCAGCTGTGTTTTCTTACATGTTTGGTCCTTGCGGTTCATGCAGGACCGATATCACAACCCGCTGCCACACAACCTGCTGCCACAGATGATGATGTTGTGGAG AAGTACCTGAAGAGGTTCTACAATCTAACGGAAGAAACTCCTGGTGTATTTCGCCATGGATTTAGTCAAATGAAGGAAAAGGTGAAAGAGATGCAGGCGTTTTTTGGCCTTAAGGTGACTGGAAAGGTGGACCAGGAGACGCTAAAGGTGATGACGAAACCTCGCTGTGGAGTTCCAGACGTTGCTGCATACTCCACATTTGGAGAGGGTGCCAAATGGAAAACCAACAAGCTTACATACAA GATTGTAAATTACACCCCTGATATGTCGGTAGCTGAGGTGGATAAAAGCATCGAGAGAGCACTGCAGGTCTGGGCCAAAGTCACTCCTCTGAAATTTACACGTATCAACAACGGTGTAGCTGACATCATGATCTCCTTTGGATCAGATA ATCATGGTGATTTTTACCCATTTGATGGATCGGGAGGGACTCTTGCTCATGCTTTTGCTCCTGGTGCTGGAATTGGCGGAGACGCACATTTCGATGAAGCCGAAACGTTCACTTTCAGTTCATCAAGGG GGTTTGTCCTCTTCCTGGTGGCCGCCCATGAGTTTGGTCACTCCCTGGGTCTTTCTCATTCAAATGTTGGCGGCGCTCTCATGTACCCCACGTACAGCTTTAGGGATATAAATAGCTTCTCTCTTTCATCCGATGACATCAAAGGAATTCAGTCTATTTATG GTCCAAACACTGATGGAACCCGCATTATTCCTGATCCCCAACCGCCGACGGCTCCTGACGCCTGTGATCCTAAATTGATCCTGGATGCAGTTACAACTATGCGTGGAGAAACATTGTACTTCAAGGACCG TTACGTGTGGCGTAGTTCCCAATACAGAGGTGTGGAGCAACATCTCATCAAAAGCTTCCTGCCAAACATCCTAAATAACATAGATGCAGCTTATGAGAGTCCAAATAATAAAGTCTTTATTTTCAaag GTCAATATTTCTGGGCACTTTCTGGCTTTAACGTTGAGAAGGGATATCCCAAATCCCTCACCGCACTGGGTCTGCCACGATCTGTGAGAAAAATCACTGCTGCTGTCTATGACCAAGAGTCTCAAAGAGCATTGCTCTTCGCTGACAACTATTACTATAG ttttgATGAGAGAACGGGCAAGATGGACTCATGGTATCCCAAAAGAGTGGATGCTGGATTTCCAGGGATGATTGGAGTTGTCACAGCAGCCCATTATGACAGAG GTTACATATATCTTTACAGCGGGACAAATGTGTTTGAGTTCTACAGAAGGCGGCTGTACCAGGTGCTTCAAAGCACGTCCTTGCTGCCCTGTAGGGCTAATTCTCCAAAATGA